One segment of Sphingobacteriales bacterium DNA contains the following:
- a CDS encoding FKBP-type peptidyl-prolyl cis-trans isomerase — MNLKTILLTGGLWLSACSTALFAQQNTSNMNDTQKASYAYGVNLARGLKSQGATDIDSEQLLRGFVDAQGGKSLQFSEAEMNTFLQTYFTAAQARLKEINKQEGMAFLAENGKKVGVVTTASGLQYQILKEGNGPKPSATSTVSTHYHGTLIDGTVFDSSVERGQPASFPVNRVIAGWTEALQLMPVGSKWRLFIPSNLAYGERGAGDDIGPNTALIFDVELLAIEKP; from the coding sequence ATGAATTTAAAAACAATATTATTGACAGGCGGATTGTGGCTGAGTGCTTGCAGCACCGCACTTTTTGCTCAACAAAACACATCAAACATGAACGATACCCAAAAAGCGAGCTATGCTTATGGCGTAAATTTGGCACGCGGACTGAAAAGTCAAGGAGCAACCGACATCGACAGCGAGCAATTATTGCGCGGATTTGTAGATGCGCAAGGCGGCAAATCTTTGCAATTTTCCGAAGCAGAAATGAATACATTTTTGCAGACCTATTTTACGGCGGCACAGGCACGTCTCAAAGAAATCAACAAGCAAGAAGGTATGGCTTTCTTAGCTGAAAACGGCAAAAAAGTAGGCGTGGTGACCACCGCCAGTGGCTTGCAGTATCAAATTTTGAAGGAGGGTAATGGACCTAAACCTTCGGCTACAAGTACGGTTTCTACGCACTATCACGGCACTTTGATTGACGGCACTGTATTCGACAGCTCGGTGGAACGTGGACAGCCCGCTTCTTTTCCGGTGAATCGTGTGATAGCAGGCTGGACAGAAGCCTTGCAACTGATGCCCGTTGGTTCAAAATGGCGTTTGTTTATTCCGTCAAATTTGGCGTATGGCGAGCGCGGCGCAGGTGACGACATCGGACCCAACACTGCCCTTATTTTTGATGTAGAATTATTGGCTATCGAAAAGCCTTAA
- a CDS encoding phosphatase PAP2 family protein, producing MSALAQSPRSPYVLDRRKDLWVYGGSAVGFGVAQWIKYVMPPLSETDVEALDPNKVWKPDQRALDNLSPTYKKRSDYLAASAFVLSPALLLSPRVREDVLTVATLGLEAVFVTNALTHLSKSIAKRPRPFAYNEWVAMSRKTTKYARWSFFSGHTSNAAAISFFCARVYADYHPRSIHRPFVYLAAAALPAAVGTYRYLSGEHFASDVVVGYVVGAACGYLIPALHHRDSRWQLFSIAPAYEGKGVVCQLSF from the coding sequence ATGTCGGCACTGGCTCAAAGCCCCCGCAGCCCTTATGTATTAGACCGCCGCAAAGATTTGTGGGTATATGGCGGCAGTGCTGTGGGGTTTGGTGTGGCGCAATGGATAAAATATGTGATGCCGCCTTTGAGCGAAACTGATGTGGAGGCTCTTGACCCCAACAAAGTATGGAAACCTGACCAAAGAGCTTTGGATAATTTGTCGCCGACTTACAAAAAACGCAGCGACTATTTGGCGGCTTCGGCTTTTGTGCTGTCGCCGGCTTTGCTGTTGTCGCCGCGTGTGCGCGAAGATGTGCTCACGGTAGCTACTTTGGGTTTGGAGGCGGTATTTGTCACCAATGCCCTCACCCATCTTTCCAAAAGCATCGCCAAGCGTCCGCGTCCTTTTGCTTATAATGAGTGGGTGGCGATGAGCCGCAAAACCACCAAATATGCGCGGTGGTCTTTTTTTTCGGGGCATACTTCCAATGCGGCGGCGATAAGTTTTTTCTGTGCCCGCGTATATGCCGATTATCACCCACGCTCTATTCATCGTCCTTTTGTGTATTTGGCGGCAGCCGCTTTGCCGGCGGCAGTGGGCACTTATCGTTATTTGTCGGGAGAGCATTTTGCCTCCGATGTAGTAGTGGGCTATGTGGTAGGAGCAGCTTGCGGTTATCTGATTCCGGCTTTGCATCACCGCGACAGTCGTTGGCAACTGTTCAGCATTGCCCCTGCTTATGAAGGAAAAGGTGTGGTCTGTCAATTATCTTTTTAA
- a CDS encoding deoxynucleoside kinase encodes MERPIKHIGISGNIGAGKTTLAELLAKHFGWETHFEDVEINPYLQDFYNDMPRWSFNLQVYFLNSRFRQVCDINTGDKTVVQDRTIYEDALIFAPNLHHMGLMSSRDFNNYTSLFLLMTQFITPPDLLIYIRASVPKLVSQIQKRGRAYEENLRMDYLKRLNEYYEQWIGNYKEGELLIVDIDELDFAENQEDLGKIINMVSAKLFGLF; translated from the coding sequence TTGGAACGCCCCATTAAACACATCGGTATTTCCGGTAATATAGGAGCCGGAAAAACAACTTTAGCCGAACTGCTGGCAAAACATTTCGGGTGGGAGACCCACTTTGAAGATGTAGAAATTAATCCGTATTTGCAGGATTTTTATAACGATATGCCGCGCTGGTCGTTCAATTTGCAGGTGTATTTTCTGAACAGCCGCTTTCGGCAGGTATGCGATATTAATACGGGGGATAAAACGGTGGTGCAAGACCGTACTATCTATGAAGATGCGCTTATTTTTGCGCCCAACCTGCACCACATGGGACTGATGAGCAGCCGCGATTTCAATAATTATACGTCTTTGTTTCTGCTCATGACGCAGTTTATTACACCTCCCGATTTGCTCATTTATATCCGCGCTTCGGTGCCCAAATTGGTGAGCCAAATTCAAAAAAGAGGTCGTGCTTATGAAGAAAACCTGCGTATGGATTATCTCAAACGCCTCAACGAATACTACGAACAATGGATAGGCAATTATAAAGAGGGCGAATTGCTGATTGTAGATATTGATGAATTGGATTTTGCCGAAAATCAAGAGGATTTAGGCAAAATAATTAATATGGTGTCGGCTAAATTGTTTGGTTTGTTTTAA
- the pheS gene encoding phenylalanine--tRNA ligase subunit alpha: MSQELLAAVHQKIAEIAQYPISDAASLEQFRIAYLGSKNELKDLFGEMRNVSPDLKKEFGQLLNTAKQNAEQRHETEKKKLASAKRQTDIPDLSLPAAFSMGTRHPISAVRNEVCNIFRRLGFVIEEDREIEDDWHNFTALNFPPEHPARDMQDTFFIDEQMALRTHTSSVQVRLMEKSQPPIRAIMPGRVYRNETISARSHCQFHQVEGLFVAENVSLADLKQTLFYFAQEMFGKDTKIRFRPSYFPFTEISAEMDVSCFICHQKGCNVCKHSGWVEILGCGMVDPNVFDNCGIDSNRYTGFAFGMGIERIAMLKYRINDIRHFFENDLRFLKQFAGI; encoded by the coding sequence ATGAGTCAGGAACTCTTAGCAGCCGTACATCAAAAAATTGCCGAAATTGCACAATATCCCATCAGCGATGCCGCCTCTTTAGAACAGTTTCGTATTGCCTATTTGGGTAGTAAAAACGAACTAAAAGATTTATTCGGTGAAATGCGCAACGTAAGCCCCGACCTCAAAAAAGAATTCGGGCAACTGCTCAATACCGCCAAACAAAACGCCGAACAACGCCACGAAACGGAAAAGAAAAAACTCGCTTCGGCAAAACGCCAAACCGACATTCCCGACCTTTCGCTGCCCGCCGCTTTCAGTATGGGCACCCGCCACCCCATTTCGGCGGTGCGCAACGAAGTCTGCAATATTTTCCGCCGTTTGGGTTTTGTCATTGAAGAAGACCGCGAAATAGAAGACGACTGGCACAACTTCACAGCACTCAACTTTCCGCCGGAGCACCCCGCCCGCGATATGCAAGACACCTTTTTTATTGACGAGCAAATGGCATTGCGCACACATACCTCATCGGTGCAGGTGCGCCTGATGGAAAAAAGCCAACCGCCTATCCGCGCTATTATGCCCGGACGCGTATATCGCAACGAAACCATCTCTGCACGCTCTCATTGCCAATTTCATCAAGTAGAGGGCTTGTTCGTTGCCGAAAACGTGTCCCTCGCCGACCTCAAACAAACTTTGTTTTATTTCGCACAGGAAATGTTTGGCAAAGACACCAAAATCCGTTTCCGTCCGAGTTATTTTCCCTTCACCGAAATTTCGGCAGAAATGGACGTAAGCTGTTTTATCTGCCACCAAAAAGGTTGCAATGTGTGCAAACACAGCGGCTGGGTAGAAATTCTCGGCTGCGGTATGGTAGATCCCAATGTGTTCGACAACTGCGGCATTGACTCCAATCGCTATACAGGTTTCGCCTTTGGTATGGGCATCGAGCGCATTGCTATGCTGAAATATCGCATCAACGACATACGCCACTTTTTTGAGAATGATTTGCGCTTCTTAAAACAATTTGCAGGCATATAG
- the uvrA gene encoding excinuclease ABC subunit UvrA: protein MAKKNTSAPTATKQEIEAIEVVGAKVHNLKNINVQLPRNSLCVITGISGSGKSSLAFDTIFAEGQRRYMESFSAYARQFVGGFERPDVEKINGLTPVVSIEQKSTNRNPRSTVGTVTELYDFLRLLYARTADAYSYITNKPMVRFSEAQMIEFISTHYAQQAIVLLAPLVKGRKGHYRELFEQIRKQGYVRVRVDGEMLEIVPKMQLDRYKVHDIEVVIDRFTVEEKNHLRLRESLQRALHSGKDIVMVQTHQGGDLKTLSKNLMCADSGIAYEEPSPNTFSFNSPYGACPVCKGLGRIPKADLDLIIPDPTLSIEVGGLAPLGEERDTYTYAKIKALAAKYQFSLKQPIEQLPKAALDLILYGSEKGQPVTETIGYGTKRWYDLEFEGLCNIVLRCSQDNDAQSLQRWAEQYIRHLRCDDCGGTRLKQEARYYKIDGKNIAELVEMDLSVLYEWFKDIEPRLSERQRSIAHDLLKEIRARLEFLLNVGLDYLSLNRPTASLSGGESQRIRLATQIGSQLVGITYILDEPSIGLHQRDNHRLIHSLKNLRDSGNTVLVVEHDRDIMLAADHIVDLGPGAGILGGKVVNEGTAAQFRQQHSLTADYLSRRKDIELPHERRNGNGKTLILRGARGHNLKNIDLHLPLGTFIAITGVSGSGKSSLITDTLYPVLMQHFYRSKRAALNYDSIEGLEHLDKIIEIDQSPIGRTPRSNPATYIKLFDEIRNIYAKLPEAQVRGYKAGRFSFNMKGGRCETCEGGGMRIIAMNFLPDVSVLCETCLGKRYNRETLEVRYKGKSINDVLNMNVHEALDFFEHFPKIAQKIKTLQEVGLGYITLGQAATTLSGGEAQRIKLAAELSKRASGKTLYILDEPSTGLHFEDVRMLLEVLQKLADKGNTVVVIEHNLDIIKVADYVVDMGKEGGKGGGEILFAGTPEALAECAESYTGQFLKEELLQMQGTEQAS, encoded by the coding sequence GTGGCTAAAAAAAATACGTCAGCTCCTACCGCCACCAAACAAGAAATAGAAGCCATAGAAGTGGTGGGCGCAAAGGTGCATAACCTCAAAAACATCAATGTACAACTGCCGCGCAATAGTTTGTGTGTCATTACCGGCATTAGTGGCAGCGGCAAGTCGTCTCTCGCCTTCGATACCATCTTCGCCGAAGGACAACGCCGCTATATGGAAAGCTTTTCGGCTTATGCCCGTCAGTTTGTAGGTGGCTTTGAGCGTCCTGACGTAGAAAAAATCAACGGACTTACGCCGGTGGTGTCCATTGAACAAAAAAGCACCAACCGCAATCCGCGCTCAACAGTAGGTACTGTCACCGAACTCTACGATTTTCTGCGCCTCCTGTATGCCCGCACCGCCGATGCCTATTCCTACATCACCAACAAGCCAATGGTGCGTTTCAGCGAAGCGCAAATGATAGAATTTATCTCCACACACTATGCACAACAAGCCATTGTATTATTAGCACCCTTGGTAAAAGGACGCAAAGGACACTACCGCGAATTGTTTGAGCAAATTCGCAAACAAGGCTATGTGCGGGTGCGCGTGGACGGCGAAATGCTGGAAATTGTCCCCAAAATGCAACTCGACCGTTACAAAGTTCACGACATTGAAGTGGTGATAGACCGTTTTACGGTAGAAGAAAAAAATCATCTGCGCTTGCGCGAATCGCTGCAAAGAGCTTTGCATTCGGGTAAAGATATTGTAATGGTACAGACACATCAGGGCGGCGACTTAAAAACACTTTCCAAAAACCTCATGTGTGCCGATAGCGGCATCGCCTACGAAGAACCTTCGCCCAATACCTTTTCTTTCAACTCGCCTTATGGTGCTTGCCCTGTATGCAAAGGTCTGGGGCGTATTCCAAAAGCAGATTTGGATTTGATTATCCCCGACCCCACCCTTTCCATCGAAGTTGGCGGTTTAGCTCCTTTGGGCGAAGAGCGCGACACTTATACCTATGCAAAAATCAAGGCATTAGCCGCCAAATATCAATTCAGCCTCAAACAGCCCATTGAACAACTGCCAAAAGCGGCTTTGGATTTGATTTTATACGGCTCTGAAAAAGGACAGCCTGTTACAGAAACCATCGGATATGGCACAAAACGCTGGTACGATTTGGAGTTTGAAGGGCTTTGCAATATAGTGTTGCGCTGCTCGCAGGATAATGACGCTCAATCTTTGCAACGGTGGGCGGAGCAATATATTCGCCATTTGCGCTGTGATGATTGCGGCGGCACGCGCCTCAAGCAAGAAGCGCGTTATTATAAAATAGACGGTAAAAATATTGCCGAACTGGTAGAGATGGATTTGTCGGTTTTGTATGAATGGTTCAAAGACATAGAACCGCGCCTCAGCGAACGCCAGCGCAGCATTGCTCACGATTTGCTCAAAGAAATACGCGCCCGTTTAGAGTTTTTGCTCAATGTGGGTTTGGATTATCTGAGCCTCAACCGCCCCACCGCTTCTTTGTCGGGCGGCGAAAGCCAGCGTATTCGCCTCGCCACACAAATCGGCTCGCAGTTGGTGGGCATCACTTATATCCTCGACGAGCCGAGTATTGGTTTGCATCAGCGCGACAACCACCGCCTCATTCATTCGCTCAAAAACCTCCGCGACAGCGGCAATACGGTTTTGGTGGTAGAACACGACCGCGACATTATGCTCGCTGCCGACCATATCGTGGATTTGGGACCGGGTGCGGGAATTTTGGGCGGAAAAGTGGTGAATGAAGGCACAGCAGCACAATTTCGGCAGCAACACAGCCTCACCGCCGACTATCTGAGCCGCCGCAAAGACATTGAGCTACCCCACGAAAGACGAAACGGCAACGGCAAAACCCTGATATTGCGGGGCGCACGCGGTCATAATCTCAAAAACATAGATTTGCATTTGCCGCTTGGCACTTTCATCGCCATTACGGGTGTATCGGGCAGCGGAAAATCTTCGCTCATTACCGACACGCTGTATCCGGTACTGATGCAGCATTTTTACCGTTCCAAAAGAGCAGCTTTGAATTACGACAGCATAGAAGGTCTGGAGCATTTGGATAAAATTATTGAAATAGACCAATCGCCTATCGGCAGAACACCGCGCTCCAATCCGGCTACTTATATCAAATTGTTTGATGAAATACGCAATATATACGCCAAACTACCCGAAGCGCAAGTGCGCGGCTATAAAGCAGGGCGTTTTTCGTTTAATATGAAAGGCGGACGCTGCGAAACCTGCGAAGGCGGCGGTATGCGCATCATCGCTATGAATTTTTTGCCCGATGTGAGCGTATTGTGCGAAACCTGCTTAGGCAAACGCTACAACCGCGAAACCTTGGAAGTGCGCTACAAAGGAAAATCCATCAACGATGTGCTGAATATGAATGTACACGAAGCACTAGATTTTTTTGAACATTTTCCGAAAATTGCCCAAAAGATAAAAACGTTGCAGGAGGTGGGTTTGGGTTATATCACTTTGGGACAGGCAGCTACTACCCTTTCCGGCGGCGAAGCGCAACGCATCAAATTGGCAGCAGAACTGAGCAAACGGGCAAGCGGCAAAACGCTGTATATTTTAGATGAACCCAGCACCGGCTTGCACTTTGAAGATGTCCGTATGCTGCTGGAAGTATTGCAAAAATTGGCAGACAAAGGCAATACAGTAGTGGTGATTGAGCATAATTTAGACATTATTAAAGTGGCGGATTATGTGGTGGATATGGGCAAAGAAGGTGGCAAAGGCGGCGGCGAAATTTTGTTTGCGGGTACACCCGAAGCCCTCGCTGAATGTGCAGAAAGCTATACAGGGCAATTTTTAAAAGAGGAATTGTTGCAGATGCAGGGCACGGAACAAGCATCTTAA